tgaccccacaccctctccagcatttgctgctgttaccttttctgatgtgtgacattctcacaggagtgaagtggtatctcattgttgtcttgatttgcatttctctgacaatcagagacttggagcattttttcatgtgtttctcagccttttggatctcttctgtggtgaatattctgtccaattcctcccccaatttttggattgggttatttgttgtcttgttgttgagtctggtaagctctttatatatgttggttattaaactcttatctaatgtatggcatgtaaagatcttctcccattctgtgaggggtctcttgatttgggtagtggtttcttttgctgtgaagaagctttttaatttgatgtagtcccataggtttatacttgccttagtcttccttgtaattggattcgtttcattgaaaatgtctttaaaatttatgcggaaaaaagttcttccaatattttcctctaagtatctgatagtttctggtctaacatccaagtccttgatccacttggaatttacttttgtatttggggaaatacagtgattcagcttcattcttctgcatgtttcaacccattgtttccagcaccatttgttgaagagactctgctttccccatgtaatagtctgggcccctttgtcaaagattagatgtccataggtgtggggcctcatttctgggctctcaattctattccactggtcagtgtgtctgttcatgttccagtaccaagcagttttgatgacaatggccctataatacagtttgagatctgggagtgtgatgcctccggttctgttctttcttctcaagattgttttggcaattctaggtcttttctggttccagataaacatttgtagcatttgttctattctcctaaaaaatgtgcttgggatcttgatggggatagcattaaatttgtagatggctctgggtagtatattcattttgatgatgttaattcttccaacccatgtgtGACTCAACAACTATTGACTAACCTCCTCACTGTGGAAAATATTCACTGGGTTTCCAGAATAACTGCTTTCGTTGTTTTATCTCCGAGCACCTTTGATACCTCCTATTTGAATCTTACAGCTTACTTACGTGCTCCTGTGTGTGTCACTCACTTTGCTGCCCTATTTCTGTTcatactttctatttttctttatctttatttatttgatagacagccagaaattgaaagggaggggggtgatagagagaacgagatagacacctacagccctgcttcaccactagtaaagctttcctcctgcaggtgagggccaggggcttgaacctgagatcttgtactttgtaacatgtgtgcgccCGGCCTCTGTCCATACTCTCTAAACGCCGAGCTTCTCTGCATTTACATTTAGttcccacctcctctctcttttccccagcAGGGCACATCAAGTCCTGCTCTCTCAAATCATTGGCACCTTAATCAAGTAACACTTGAGCCCTGGATTCCAAGTAACAATTTAGCGACAAGCAGGTGGAGAACTAGGCTTATTTTGTCAGAACTTCGAAATGTTTCATTTCATAATGAGACTGGTTTTCAATCAGACTCACTTTTGGAATAGATGCTTACAGAACACTGTCAACACAATTATTTCAGGCAGGGCAGATCACAGATCGCGCAGTCACTATTCCAGGGTGGAGGGCAGTTTTTGAGTAGTTACAGACATTGGGAGACTAAGAGATTTAGTAGgcaagaccacttttttttttttttttttttgtagtggaaACAATGTTAGGCTAGTAAAGGGGCCTTTTAAAACCACTGAGTGAAATTCAGGAACATAAATAAAAGGCAAAGTTTTAAGGCAGGTGCTAAGATCCTAACCATCAAGAGGGGAAGAGCAGTCTTGTTACCAGCCCCTCTGGTCGGGAACACTGGCATGTTAGATGATCTAGCTCACTTATCTGTTAGGACAAAGGTCTGTTGCCCTAAGGCAGTAAGTAAGTGTTTATTGAATGAGGTAATAGTTTTGTCCAAGTCATTGGAGTAATTGCCAACTACTCAACTTCATAGGGTAACTgtcaacacttttttaaaaaattttatttataatgcttttttaaaaattttatttattttcccttttgttgcccttgttcttttactgttgtagttattgttgttattgatgttgtcgttgttagataggacagagaagtggagagaggaggggaagacaggaggagagacagacacctgcagacctgcttcatcgcttgtgaagcgacttccctgcaggtggggagccgggggcttgaaccaggatccttaagccggtccttgcactttgtgccacccgctgcactaccatctgaccctCAATTGTCAACAGTTTTAAATCAACCTTTTCCTCAGTATTTcaaggtctttttttaaattcatgaagCTCTGAGCTAGATCTTCTAGCCAAAGGTAGGTGGAGTTAGGCTACTTTTGACTGGTTCTGAAAGAGTCCTCCATTtctacaaaacagttatttttaaGGACTGACAGTCTCATTTCCCAGGCATGCAGTCACAGCTGTTTTGCCTGTGGGCAATTCAGAAATGCCCAGAGTTCAGACACGGACTCAAGGTGAGCCCTGCTTAGTTAACCACAGCGACTCCATGAGGACTGTGCTGAGCTACATGCAGTGTAACACTTGCTGTGCTTTCAGTATTAGCATTACATAGAACTTCTGAAATGAGGACAAATTACATTTATACTCGGTGGCCTGATCTAATTGTAAATGATATGAAGTCATGTTCACAAGCTTGGAGCAGATCACAAGGGACTCACTGTCCAGTATGCTCAAGTCAAGAATTAAAAGCTACAAAGCTGGCCTGAGGCGTGGCTCAGTGATTAGAGCGTGGGACTCtcactaaatctttaaaaatgtgagAGCAGGAGCATAAATAGGCCAACCCTACAGGAGGTTATTTTCTAATTAAAAGACAGTGTAAGCAGCCCAGTGAAGGCAGTAAAACCGGCATTCTCAGGGCAGAGGAAGGATGACGAGCAGAGGACTGTTAGGAAAGGCTGAGGGGTCTAGgacttgtttcttttaaaaaaatatttatttatttattcccttttgttgccctttttgttggataggacagagagaaatggagagaggaggggaagacagagagggggagagaaagacagacacctgcagacctgcttcaccgcctgtgaagcgactcccctgcaggtggggagccggggggctcgaaccgggatccctatgccagtccttgggctttgtgccacatgtgcttaacccgctgcgctaccacccaactcccctaggACTTGTTCCATTTACACTGCAAGATACAACTACAATGAACAAAAGCAAGTTCTGACAAATAAGTTTTTAGACAAGCAAGTTTTTATCATAAAATTTAATTATGGTTCAGAAAAAATCGAGTAAATAACTGtctctgaaaaaatatatagactcTGTGTACAGTTGCATTTATTTTGGGGTAAGGAACTGGTAAATTAACTTACCCTATTTTCTATTCTGaaaatgacaaaaaacaaaaagtcccATTTCCAGTTTGATTACAGAGATGCATGTGGCCCAAATGGCCAAGAATGAATACTCGAAAGACAGGCAGAGCCGCAGAGCTCCAGGCATGCAGCAGGCTCTAAGAGAAAGCCTCAGAAACAGCCAGTGGCAGCAAGGGACGTCGGGCTGGGACTGGAGCTCCTCTCAGTCGTCCTTGTCTTTGGCGCCATGTTTCAGGATGCGCGTGAACTCGATGTAGTTGAAGTTGCCCTTTTTGTCGATCGGCGCTTCGCGGTACAGCTCGTCCACCTCCTCGTCTGTGAAGCGGTCGCCCATTGTTGTCAGCAGCTCCCTCAGGTAGTCTTCCTGGATGGTGCCTGGAGGACAAGGAGCAGGCATGGGAATCACAGTCTCCGAAGGCTACAGAGACTACTGCTAACAGCTCACACATGCAGACCCATGGAAGCCGGGCTTTGCACACGCTCGTCAGCCTCAGTGGGTGGGCAGTGGCGCTAACCTGTTCTGTCAACTTCCCTTCacgtccatctccctctctctcctgctaaGAAGGACAAACCTGTGCTTACAAACAGCGGCCTACGGTGAAAGTACCAGCGCCATGAACGGCCACGCACACTTCAAGGAATGTTCAAGCCAACCCCCGTCCAAACAGTGAAGGGCTTCAAGAGTAAACACTGGAGTCTCGAGGTCCAGCTGTAGCAAGCTGTGCTACTCCAGGCATTtcactctgcctctttgtcttggTGATTTAAAACACTGCTGCTGTTTTACAGAAGTCTCAACTGATTAGCCAATAGAGTCAAGGTGTATAGAAACACTGAACAGATGTCTGGGCCCTGGGGACATGGAGTGTCCCTGTGAGGCAGGTGTGTGAAGCCAGGCTCCTCATAACGCCAGAATGTACGTCAGGATCACCCAGGAGCTTCAGAAGTGATGGTGAGGTGAGAAAGCGAGCTCCCATGTCGCCCTCGGCCTATTACCTGCATCAAGAGCTTTAAGAGGCTCCCCACGTGACTCATATGGACAGTGACATTTGAGAACTACTAATGTTCTGAACTAGTCTGTGACAAATGACAATCACAGACTTTTGTCAGAATGAAAAATCTTTCCTTGTatataaaattaaactaaaatgcTGTTAACACATCCTTTATAGAATTAAAGCATAGAGTCAGCACATAAAATaaatcagattctttttttttcccttttgctgattAAATTTTAGACTTTAAAAGTTCCAGATGATTAGCTTGTAAAAGTAAATCCTCACCTCTAGCCAGGTGAGTCAACTGTCATGTAAAATTACCGCTGGCTTACCCCGTAACTTGCCACAGGGTCTGTGGTAGGCaggcggaaggaaggaagggttacAAAGGTGGTAACATAATGCTTTTGTAACGGTCAGTACTCTGGAAGGGGGCGGACTGATGTGACTGCCACACAGCTAAAATAGAACATCAGCTGGAGAATGTGCCGGCAtagaaattaaaagaattttGGATGTGGAAAGAAGGGAGAAGCCCATCCCTTTTAGAAATGAGTAAGAGTTTCCAATCTCAGGGGCAGGGAGATACATGTCACCATGGCCCAGAAGCCAGGTTCTAGCCCTgatcaccacatggaagcacgagtgggggagaagcttcaggagtcttGCAGCTGTGGAGTGGCGCCTCTCTGTCCCTTCTTCTCCACCTCTCACCCTCTTATCTTTatctgatttatttaaaaaaacacacaacagcaacttccaggagccgtggagtcttgcaggtaccgagccctagCTAAAccatggaggcaggaaaaaagaaGTTGCCAATtttaagaggaagaagaaggtggTATTATGAGGAAGGCAGAACTGGTTACAACAATGTGCAGAGGACCTTGAAGGAGCTTAGAAAGATGACTGAAGACTTGAGGGCAGTATGCTTGAATAGGCCAAAGGAGGTCATTTGTGGAGAGACCTGGAGTATTTAAACTAGTCCACGTAGTAAATAACCAAAGCATAAGCAAACTGTCCCCTAGAAATCACCTGGTGACTTACCCTCTCTTCTGTTATGTCTCAGAAGTAACTTGGTGAAAGTATATAGTTACTGTGCAGAATGGGGATACGTTTACTGAGACCCTAACCCTCATGGAGTTACCCAAATGAAGGGGCATGTTTCCTAAATAAGATCTAAGTATACCTGTTAAAACTGTCGACTAGCAGCTGGGGAAATAGATTGGAGGAATATAGGACTTCCAGGCCTGAGACTGCTGGCTTGAACCTTGGAACTgcatttaccagagccctgctctggcttctctttctctaacatGTGAAACACTTTATCTTATCTCATGTgatataaatgaattaaaataaaaaaaaaaagtttagtggcAGAATCAGAGAAGCGAGTGATGATTACACAGGAGAAACCTgttaaaccccccccccagcccccaaacagacatgatataAGTCATACTccaatttattattactttaattaaCATAACTAAAAAGTAAAGTCACTTGGTAATTAACGGTCGCTTCTAACTCACCAGTTGCTTCCTCATCAAAGCAAGCGAAGGCGTTTCTGATGACATCCTCTGGGTCGGTGCCGTTCAGCTTCTCCCCGAACATCGTGAGGAACATGGTGAAGTTGATGGGGCCCGGGGCCTCATTCATCATGGTGTCAAGGTATGCGTCAGTGGGGTTCTTCCCTACATAAAAGGAGTCATAACATTTAATCACACCAAAAAATGTAGAAACCATCACTGGGAATATTCGAATCTATGCAGTTTTCTGCTTACATTCATGACAGCAAAGTACTGGGATGGGGTCTCTCAGAGATAAGAGGCCCTCTATTAAGAGCCTGGCATTCCACTAGGAAGTGAGGAGAAAAACCGTGTTTTAAGAATTAAATACAgcgtccaggttcgagcccccggctccccacctgcaggggagtcgcttcccaggcagtgaagcaggtctgcaggtgtctgtctttctctccccctctctgtcttcccctcctctctccacttctctctgtcctatccaacaatgacagcatcagtaacaacaacaataaaaaagggcaacaaagggaaaataaatataaagaattaaatacacacatacacaccactaccaccaccaccaccaccaccacaataacaacaacaacaacaacaacagcaaccctGAGTAGAAATTTGCAGGCAGTCCAAGGAAACTCTCAGAGAAACTAGAAGCACCACCCCAGACTTTGACTCTTAGCTAGTTATGTCATTAGGTTAGTTTCACAGAATTTTAAGACTTCAGTGACAGATAGAAGGGACTTTACAGAAATGTCATCAAGCATGTTAGTATAAACTGTCACCTAGGGAAGCGAGCATGTCGTGCAAGTCCTCCTTGTCAATGAAGCCGTCTCTGTTCTGGTCGATCATGTTGAAGGCCTCTTTGAACTCCTGAATCTGAGACTGGTCAAACATGGCGAAGACGTTGGACGTCGCGCGCTGGGGGCGCTTCTTGGTGGTCTTGGTCTTTGCTTTTTTGCTCGACATGGTGGCTGTTACGTCCTGATTAGCAAGAGATCACAAGAGAAATAGCAGTTAATACATAAGTGGAACCAGCCTTCCTGATATATTTGAGCTACTTGCACATATCTAAAAAATACTCAGCAGGATAGTATGACCTGGCAAAAATCTCACGATCATTATTCACAGGACCAGAAAAGTGTGCTTATCCATAGCAATTGTGGTATTTAATAAGCAGCCCATCAATAACTTCAAATTCCAGACCATAACTCTCATTACTTCAAAGTTGAGAGAGTACCAGTAAGACTTCACGTCCCCAGTACTGCTCTAGAGTCTAGTAAGAACTGATCACCGTTATACAGAAACTAACAACAGAAAACGCGCTTACCCAGGAGTACCAGTGCTGGTTCTATATTCAGTTACAAAGGAATACAGCTGGTAGTAATAAGACATACTAGTTCATCTTCAACAGGTCTGTCCTGCCTGCAGCTGGCTGTCCCTTTCtaagacagacaggaaggcaaGAGGAGACCTGATAATAAGATTTCACTTCCTCATCTTTTACCCAAATCTCACTCTGCTACTTACAAGTGACACTTCTTACTGTACTCTCACTTCTGGGATCGAAGATGCTGACTGGAAGACTAACTGGATTACCTTCAACTAAGTTTTACAGATATTTCCACTTTATCCAAACCAATTTCTTTCACAGTCAAGTCACTTGAAATGACCAAGTCATCTAGGCAAAAATGAGagcacaacaattttaaaaacaacctagttaaaaaatttttttttaaagtatgaaaaACAACAGCTTTATTCTCTAGCATTCTGAACTTACCCCTGTATATTTCAAGTTAAAAATAGAATGTCTAGTAATAAAAGGCAAGTTTCCATCAGCACTCAGTCTTTAAAAGACTCTAACATTTTGTTTCAAGTTAAAACCCCCACATTCATCAGACAATAAAATGTTTACCGTACCATTCTTCAGAGTTGAGGTGGATAGGGCAGTCTGCAAAACCTCTAACCAGGAAGACGAAGACACTGTGCTGAGCTATCTTTCCAAGCAGGTCTAAAATAGGTATTACTGATTTCATATTCTGACCAGGACAACAATTTAAAGCTTACACTCTGGAAACAACATTTAGCTATGATGTAGCAAAACACTATGCCCTTGCTCTAAAAATAAGTCTGTGGACTGCAAAGAATGAGGTACTACCTAGATCTTGGCACTGCAAAGTGACCTTAGAATATACTTATCAGTTTAAAAAGTTCTTTCTGACATTCTTTCCTTGATTAAATCACATCACCCAGACTAAATTCAACTGCAGAAATAATTAGAAAAGCTCTCTGCCTTAGAAGCTGTTTAAACTAAATCTGTCCTCACATTTTGGCAGGAAATTCCACAAAGGATAGTCACAAATTCCATCAAGTATAGAACTGTGGCAACACCATGGAATCTGTCGTTGAAAGATAAGCCCTACAGAAGCGCGTCAGTGTCTAATTCGTGCTAGCCGCCCTTTAGAAAAGCAGCTTGCTTTCTCTAGACCGTTCCCGAATGCATACGTTAACTCTCTGACTATGCAGTCGCCATTTCTTCCTCTGTTTGAAATGATTCTAAAAACAAGACGTAAGATGTATTATCCGTCTGTCTCTTCATAGATGGAAGGGACTGTGGTGAGTGGTGGAGCCAGGAGAGGAACACACGCTCAGCAGCCCGCACTCCTTCAGTAATTGACGCAGGCTGCATCTCTGCAAAccaaaccaaagcactgcttctcttttccctcccaagcattttttagttttctttgacAACATCTTCTCAATGAGAAAAGTCAAATACAAGTGACCATTTAATTTAGGAAATTACGTTATCAAATTTAGTGAGTGTCTCCTAGATACCTTTCAAAAAAGCCTACCTTTGGCTGTAAATAATACATATTTGAATTTTGATGCATTTCTCACTGTTCTTTTAGTGTACATTGTCCAAATTTGCAAATGCGTTAGGAAATAGTTTATAAAGAGTTCTTGTTTTGGCCAGCACTGACAGTGATCTCACATAGAAAAATTTCTGAGTTTATCTGAAATTTCACTAACCTTTAATATGATTGGCTAG
The sequence above is drawn from the Erinaceus europaeus chromosome 10, mEriEur2.1, whole genome shotgun sequence genome and encodes:
- the LOC103110700 gene encoding myosin regulatory light chain 12B-like isoform X1 → MEAQDVTATMSSKKAKTKTTKKRPQRATSNVFAMFDQSQIQEFKEAFNMIDQNRDGFIDKEDLHDMLASLGKNPTDAYLDTMMNEAPGPINFTMFLTMFGEKLNGTDPEDVIRNAFACFDEEATGTIQEDYLRELLTTMGDRFTDEEVDELYREAPIDKKGNFNYIEFTRILKHGAKDKDD
- the LOC103110700 gene encoding myosin regulatory light chain 12B-like isoform X2, which encodes MDVTATMSSKKAKTKTTKKRPQRATSNVFAMFDQSQIQEFKEAFNMIDQNRDGFIDKEDLHDMLASLGKNPTDAYLDTMMNEAPGPINFTMFLTMFGEKLNGTDPEDVIRNAFACFDEEATGTIQEDYLRELLTTMGDRFTDEEVDELYREAPIDKKGNFNYIEFTRILKHGAKDKDD